The DNA region TCcctaattatttcaataaaattatatatttttttataactccATAAAATAATTCCTCACTTAAACAGTAATATTGAGtctaattattattgtttaaaatataatttgtttttagaggaggtacaaaatttattattccAGAATACTAAACGTGTTATGTATATGaggtgaaaataataataaaaaaaggttaaatataattaaaggataatttatttaaattaaatataaataataaagctGACCAGGCATTGAATTGCGTGaatcttatttttatcttatctcATATTTCTGACGGGCTGCAGACTTTAAATTTTGGGCCCAAAAGGTTAGGACTCGTTTGATTTTAGGTAATTTAACCATAAATTAATGGGATGAAGTTTCATTTTTAGTTAAcataatacaatatattatatgttaccaaatatctttaataaataaattggaaaaaacattttttatgataaaaaaatctcacttacataataaaatattattgaatttatataaaaaaattaaaatgttattaattttataaaatataattaacccaATTAATATTTGAGACtcaaaattgagtattttttattttatttattatatttctgtTTTGGTGAAATGAAACTCAAACTTTGAATGTTATTATATGAGTTATAATTAtcaacaatttaatattttttcataaacaaACCATCctctttttattgttttaacataattattttcatttttgtaattatttattatatttataaaaataaaataacaatttttttatttttttatttttttaaaatgtttttgctcgttaaatatttttgaaggcATTCAAACCATATTGATTAACTTAAGTTGtatatctcaaaaaaaataatttatttaaaatatattcaaatatgtAGATTATACACAActtgtataaaattttaaaaaaatataaatataaagtttatcTCTGTTTAAATTTTCCATCAAATTACACAATTTTGTAGGGATCTATATCGGTTTCACCACACTTCCATTTCCTATTTCATTCATCAAAatccttcaaaaaaaaaattatctactcaaatttaaaataaatactttcaTGTgtctctaaatattattttatttaaaataaataataaattagccAAATGtagtttaatttcaaattatatccAAATGGAGCATGCAGATGACATGCAGATGACGATGAACACCTGTCTATGGCGTTGAACCCTCTTCCCTACGCGTGTCCTTTCTGTCTCCATCACTTCTTTTTCTGCTGCTATGGTGAAAAAGCTTCATAACTCCATTGAAGAGGTTGCCATTCGATCCAGCCAGGTATTTTCACCCTTCTTTCTTTCTCCTCGTGAATTGACTGCAACAGACTACTTGAAGTTTCCCCTCCTTTCAATCCAGGTAAGAAATGACTTCGATtctcatacatacatacatacatacatacatacttCTCTCATCTTTTACTTAATCCATTTTTCATAAGTTGCTCTGGGTTGCAGTTAATTTTCTTTGCATGCTTCGTTTTTTGGGATTTAGATGCATTATAATAATGTATTGATTCTAACATCAGTTAGGAATATAACCCACCTCGTTGAAATCAATATTTTCCCCATCTACAGTAATTTGGTTATCCAGGgcaaaaaaaagaagaagaacccTAATTAAGATCAATTATTTTCAGTGTTTAGGATGGAAGTTCCAGTTTCAAGTAAGGAGCGGGAAATTGAGGAGTTTAGCACTGAATCATTAATCGTGTTGAGCAAGGCCAGTAGGGTATTTAATATGGGTCTACAATTGGGAAGGAATATTATGATTACCAGTCTTTTTGTTTCTTCTGTTCCATTAGTTCTACCTCCACTTCTCATGGTATCTGCACTTGGTTTTGCTTTCTCAGTACCCATTGGGGTACTCTTTGCAAGCTACACTTGTACTGAAAAGATCATGAGCAAGCTGCTTCCAGTACCTGGGCTTCTTCCTGATTCTGTAGATTCCGTAATCGAAGCAGAAGAAAGATACCAGTGTGAGGACAGTATTCAATTGCTTGATCTAGAGCATGTGGCAGAAattgaagaggaagaagaaaaagaagaagagactTCTGCAATAGATGACGATATTTGGATAAGTGAAGAGGGAGATATGAGTGAGTACTTGGAAGTAAATGATGAGGTTACAATTGATGGAGTTCCAGAAGAGGAAGAGATGCCTGTTGACCAAGTATGCCAACTTGTTGTTGATATTGAGAGAGATGAGAAATATGGTACTACTGTAATTGTGGTGGAGGAAACAATTGCTACATTTGGTGGCCAAGTTTCTCTTGAGGAGGAGGGGGATATGAATATTAAAGAAGATGATTTCAGTAGAGAGACCACCAACCTACTTGAAAGATTCAGAGATGAAGACAATAATACTGAGAAACCCGTGACAGAGATGAAAGGAGCTGAAAGAAGGGTGGGTGAGATTCATGAGAAGGAAAATGAGAGTAATAAGGAACTGAATGTTGCAGAGCTTAGTTATTTATCAAATGGAAATACACCTGAGACAGTTGGATATGGCTCTGTAGATGTTACTGATAAAGGTATACAGAATTTATTGTATACAAAATGGAacttttattacatttaattctgttttgtttctcATACATCTGCAGATAGTGTCAAGAATGTCGACAATGGCACTCCAGAAGCTAGTGCAGGTGGTTTGCAGACTTCTGGGGCAGATGAGAAACCTGAAACTAAACTTGATAGGATTGATACTCAAGTATCCAGTAAGGTTAGTCGGTCTCCATATTAGCCTCTAAATGTTTTCAGCAATTTAGGAGTGTTTGATAACATAACTTATCACTTAATCTGAATAACTAagtatttatttgaattcaattcattttataatttgattgattagTCAATAAAATTACTCTGTAATATAGACAAATTTAACCTTGTAAATCAATGAAGCTATGTTACAATAAGAGTAGAGTTGTCTTCTTTTCcttatattaatgaaaaagtatcgaaaaatatcaaatttagatATTTGTACCCTGTCGAAGTAAGGTCTTCCACAATTTTTTCTGAAGAAATCACCATGATATCATAATATCATGTAAAATGGATACAAATTTCCACATTTTAAAGAGTCAACTTAGATATCAATTACTTAAATGACAAAGCGAAATGTGCCCGATACCTGTTTTTTGCTTCTTCGGTTGTATTTCTCTGTTCTTGATGTTACTTTGTCTATATGCATTTGTTGCAACTTATGACAACCGCTATCATAACTTTTGGTCTGGTTTTCTCCCCCAAGTGTAAACCCGGGATTAATGAGAAACGTTCACTTTTCAAAACCAGTAAAATACagatgtttttgtttatttgatttattcaacATTTTTCTTTCACAAACTTTTGGCACCATCTTATTTTTTGTAATGTGCTCTCACTATTTAGCTTATttgaaaactaatattttatcacaATCATGATACATTGGAAAATCATGgagttaaaattgaaagtgattagGATGTAGTAGGTAAAAGATTTGTTTGGATCATGATCTACATTATAATATGGTTTTTCTTTTTGCTTCCTttgttatacatattattttctaCATGGTACATTAGGCTTATTATGATCCAAACAGTCCAAATGAATTCCAATTTTAACATTCTcctaaaattatgaattatggGACATGTTATTCTTATCAAAATATGAACTGGCAACGAAATGATTAGCATCCTTCTGATGTAGGATGCAACAACAGAAGAACagcaacaagaagaagaaaaaatatggAAGCAAATGAATGCATTGCGAGAAATTATCGGGTACAAAGGCGGCGGTGAGACTTATGGATCTTGTGTTGATGAACTGAAAGCTCTTTTCGTTTTAACTGGAGTGGAACCACCTGCTTCTTTTAATGAACAAGCCCCCCTTGCTCTTGCTGATGTCAATGATAGCCTTCAGTTCCTTAAATCTGTAGTGGGAGTAAAGTAAGACTCGGTTATTGCtatgttgtttttgttattataattcGGAATACTTTGCAACTTGGGTGAAGATTTTAGTATTGATGTTCTTAAGATACTGTTTCTATGTTTTTGATTAATGTATGCTTATCAAATTGGGTAGATTGAATGAATGTTTATTGTTTGTGAAATGCAGCATAATACTTTGTTTgtgtgttttcaaataaagctttttatattttgttcttTGTTAACACAAAGGAGCAAATAAGAGCCAACATTATCATAAAAACAATTCAactttaattgtttttgttcaaatttaataatttttcagtGTAGAAAGGCAAAGCTGCcacaaatttaatgttttatgtaattttttttttccaaatttgaCAATGTTTACAAGAGGGTAGGGAGGATGAGGTctaaaatgacatatttttgattttttttaattgtttcatGTTAATATGATTCCCCACTCATCCCCACTTGACCACTGAACCTCATCCCCACTTTTGACCACTGAACTTTTTCgagaattataataaataatatttattttatttactttaatattaaaaccttaaatttaaaataaatatttttttacacaaatatttaataatttaattttattctagtTTTTCAAGTCGAGCACTCGagcttataggtaaatagtcgagtcaaaTTCAAAGTTGACTTGACTCATTTGTTGCCCTAATTGAAACGACAAATATTGCAGGTAAACTTAATTATAACGCTGTTTGTGACCAAATATTTACCATTGTTAACGAACTAATCACGTTTTTAAGAATTTTCGtgtatcttaatatttttagttttgtgactgaaatatttagtttaatgtatttaaacaatattttttatataatacatgaattatttgagttaatgactaatatttaatatgtaaaacattatattactaataatataaaagtattagtattttgttaatagttttaaaacaATTCAATAGACAAAATACTACAAGGATCAATGCCATTAAATATACAGTAAATAGTTTCATCTttgttttaacttataaaaatccatttaatttgttttcaaaagtGGCTGTAGTTTAGTGGTAAGAATTCCACGTTGTGGCCGTAGAGACCTGGGCTCGAATCCCAGCAgccacattttatttttataataatttcttcCTTAAAAAACTTTAGTAtacaaaatgaaagaaataaagttaaAGGCAAAAACAGCACAAGAATTAAAAGTTgaaggaagaaaataaaataatattttcggcgttcattttatttttggtataaatttttcctaaattatttttcattagcATTTCTTCTctctactctctctctctctatctctctcttctctctcttgcatCGCAGCAGCTCGAACGCCGACTCGCCTTTGTATTGGTTTATGAGGTATCGTATTATGCCGTTCTTCCTTCAATTCTATAGATTTGTTTGTATTAGTGATGATTTGATTACTTCATTGTATCGAACCATTCATTGCTCATGTCATTTGATTTGTTGATTTGGTTTCCTATAGACACTTCTTTGGAAAAAGAGATATCTTGCTACTATCTTTACTTTGTTTCTTGTCCTATGGATAAGGAAAGAAACTAAGATTTATTGTAATgggattttgttttctttttggcATGTTTTCAGCTCGAAGGAGAAACCCACTCTAGGGTAAGTCTTCATCATGATCTCTCTTTTGATTATTCTGCATTTTTTCATGTTTATTCACAAACAAGGGACTTTGAATCGATGAAAAgttttatcttttcaaaaaattatgggTCTTAGGTCATAGCCTAGAAGATAAACAAtgcattttttttgtttcaatgGAGGAGCCAAAGTCTCATTTCcaacatattaataattagccTATCTTGGAAGCAATGATTGTAGTTGTAATTGTTGATTGAATTTGGATATAGACTTAAGGGATTGctttaatttgaatatgaaaATTAGTTTATAGCAGATGTTGTTTACATATGGAAGAGTCAAAGTAGTAATTGAGTTCCAAATATTCTGATTAATTGTGCACTGATGTTTTTTTATGGCATTTGTTTTTGGCCTGACtgataatttataacattgCAAAcagaatattatttcatattgtTGTGCTTGCTTGTTAGGAACACAATATCACTTTCATAGAACTGTTGATTATGTT from Impatiens glandulifera chromosome 5, dImpGla2.1, whole genome shotgun sequence includes:
- the LOC124937611 gene encoding enolase-phosphatase E1-like, with the protein product MEVPVSSKEREIEEFSTESLIVLSKASRVFNMGLQLGRNIMITSLFVSSVPLVLPPLLMVSALGFAFSVPIGVLFASYTCTEKIMSKLLPVPGLLPDSVDSVIEAEERYQCEDSIQLLDLEHVAEIEEEEEKEEETSAIDDDIWISEEGDMSEYLEVNDEVTIDGVPEEEEMPVDQVCQLVVDIERDEKYGTTVIVVEETIATFGGQVSLEEEGDMNIKEDDFSRETTNLLERFRDEDNNTEKPVTEMKGAERRVGEIHEKENESNKELNVAELSYLSNGNTPETVGYGSVDVTDKDSVKNVDNGTPEASAGGLQTSGADEKPETKLDRIDTQVSSKDATTEEQQQEEEKIWKQMNALREIIGYKGGGETYGSCVDELKALFVLTGVEPPASFNEQAPLALADVNDSLQFLKSVVGVK